The sequence ATTCTTAATCTCATATTTACTAAGCGATTTTAATCCTATTTATCAGAATAATGGATTTGTACACCTCTCAAACAAATTGAAAGAAGCACAAAGTGAGGATTTAAGTTCCTTTGTTAAAATTCAAACTGAAATTTACAAGAAAATGGAAGATCCAAAATGTCCTTGTGAAATTGCAACAAATTATATTGGTTCTTTTAGTGTTTACAGACATGGATATTCACCAACAAAATCACTTTATCAATTAAAAATTAAAAGAAAATATTCCAAGATGGATTGTTTTAAATTTCTTCTTCTAAATACTGATTTTAAACATGTATACGCAGATTCCACACGCAAAACTTTTGGTGTCAAAGAAGCTTCAAAATTCTATTTTAATAAAGATATTAAGGAATTAAACGAAAAAGAAGTACTAACTATAATTGCGATGTTAAAAAATCCAAGTCTCTATGATCCGATTAGAAATAAAGAAGGTTTAAAAAACAGAGTTCGAGTATTAGAGAGAATTTTACATAAATAAACATCTTATAACCTTTACAACTTTGTCTCTTTGTAACTTTGTCACTCTTTTAAAAATATTTATGCTCCATAATCTCAGAACGTAATTCTGAAACTTCCAAAATCCCAACACGTTTTCCTTCCGTTTTAATCAGAGCTTCTTTTTTAAGGCTAGACAAAATACGAATCGCCTGTTCTTCCGTCGTTCCGGCAAAATCTGCAATTTCCTTTCGCGAAAGCTCAATATCAATAAAACCATTTACCTGTCCGAATTTACGATAGATATAAAGCAGTAAATCAATTACACGTTCGCGGACATTCATGTGCGCAATCTTTCGGATATTGTTTTCGCTTTTGTTTAATTCTTCTGCATAAAACAACATTAAAGCATAAGTAAATTCAGGAACATGCTGTAAAATTTCCATCATAGTTTCGTTGCTGAAATTGCACAAAACCGTATCTTCCAAAGCATAAGCACCAATCAAATAACGTTTGCTCGTTCCGAATCCACGGAAACCAATAGTGTCGCCATTTGTAGTCAAACGCACAATTTGTTCACGTCCGTTAATTCCGGTTTTAACCGT comes from Flavobacterium sp. KACC 22761 and encodes:
- a CDS encoding transglycosylase domain-containing protein, which codes for MFKKPLKIFLAIIVFMGFLISYLLSDFNPIYQNNGFVHLSNKLKEAQSEDLSSFVKIQTEIYKKMEDPKCPCEIATNYIGSFSVYRHGYSPTKSLYQLKIKRKYSKMDCFKFLLLNTDFKHVYADSTRKTFGVKEASKFYFNKDIKELNEKEVLTIIAMLKNPSLYDPIRNKEGLKNRVRVLERILHK
- a CDS encoding Crp/Fnr family transcriptional regulator → MKEEQSICYNCANENCFIKKHLHLEKMKQYVSKKHSFVCKKSQQFITEGAPLQGLYFVCSGKVKTVKTGINGREQIVRLTTNGDTIGFRGFGTSKRYLIGAYALEDTVLCNFSNETMMEILQHVPEFTYALMLFYAEELNKSENNIRKIAHMNVRERVIDLLLYIYRKFGQVNGFIDIELSRKEIADFAGTTEEQAIRILSSLKKEALIKTEGKRVGILEVSELRSEIMEHKYF